AACTTCACATGTTCATTTTCTGTCTGTAATGTAGCTGTTAAAGGGACAGGAATCCtaccaaaaaaaagaaaggaaggaacggaggaaaagaaaagaagacaattCTATCTCTCTATGAACCTTATGGCACTCCAATCTTTATCTCACGAAACCTGACACTCAGAGGCCTTTCGTATCATTTTGATTCCTATCTTAAAAGTAGCATATTACTTTTATATAGTTTGAAAAggctttaaagctgcaggagccctgccctcttttgtatctggtcactctagtatagctcctgcagctttaactgttgtgatgaagagggaatttcaccaggtgctgcatgcatacaaataacacctgctgaaattcccctttcaatacaactgtgaaagatacaggagccctatcctccatcCAGGTTGATAGTCTTCCCAGCCAACAATACTTTCATCTTGTCTGGCTTAAGCTCCAACCTGTTTGCTATCATCTATCCTAAAACTGCCTCCAAATACTAGTGCAGAATTTCCACTACATCTTTAGGACTAGAATTGAAAAAGAAAGGTAGATCATATGTCATCTGATGACACTTTATTCCAAACCTCCATGAGACCTCTCCTGGGAGTTTCAGATAGATGTTGAAAAACATGGGGGACGAGATGAAATCCCAAGTCACCCCGAAGGCCAATGACCATGAGATGGAACAGAAATACCCCAGCACTTCTGATGGGAGcttaagtccaaaatatctggagggcagaaggCTGCAGAAGGCCAACttaaagcaacaaaatgactttagAGCTGTAAAGAAtgctaaaaaaaatatatattgtttatCAATTTCTTCCCAAATTTCCATATTTTTTCCCCATTACCTCAAAATTTCCAAGCCAGTGTACTTGCTTGTATGCTCCTTCTTGTACTTCATCTCAGCACTTATGTGAAGTGAAATCGTGCAGACAAGCAGAACACTAAAGATCACCTGAAGATTTTTCCCCATCCCCACTTTGCCTCAGAAATATTCTGAACAAAGTTACAAATTTCAGGCATGCAGAAGAACAGAGGCAGAGAGGTTAAAAAGGGTTATCCAACCTCAATTATTATCAACACTGCCAACTTTGTTGTTTCAATACCTGAAATTTGAAGAATTTTCTGAAATACATCTTCTCACCGGTTTGTGTAGTGTAGCTTACGGCACACACTAAGCTGAAAGACAGAAATGGTTTAATGGGTTTTGTATGAGTTCTCAAGTGGGGGAAACAAGGAGGAGAAGAGGGAGATGgggtaaaaaataaaagtatatttACAAtacatctcctttagagttctgaatgtatTTGGTAAAATTTCTACAAAGTGGAAAACTAGATAAAGTTTACGAATTGGGAGAAGGCATTAAACGGCTCACATGTGCGTCCCTATTTCCTTTACTTCATGGTGAATTACATCATCGATACAACAGTCTTGTTTGAGTTCTGCCACTGCAGCACTAGAGGCCGAAAGGTTTAAACGCTGCGAACTTGTCTGCAGATCAGCCTTGGaatgaagaacagaagaagagcaaaCTGTTAAGTGTGGATGAGTTTTAGAAGATgcctattgaaagaaactagctcagttcagacgacacgttagTCCACCGTTGTCTCTTGTGTCGTCTCACGGGTAAGAACCATCCTAGTCCAATATTCTAATAGCTGGCTCACAACATTTCCCTACTGCAGTTCTTATGAGATCAGGTTAACTTAGAGTCAGCTGCAGAAGCTAGACATGCAGAATTAAATGCATCACTAAAAGGAACAGTCATATTCACAATGCGGCAATTCCAGCCACTGCTGTATAATCcatgttgtgaactggatttgaTTACCTGCTCTAATTttatatttcctactttttaccTGCTCTAACTAATTTTACATACCATATTTCCTGAGGCATTCTTTAAGAACTTGGGCACAAACTTGGATTTGCTGCACAAGCGTTACTGAAGCGAATGCGAGCTAATGTTTTCTTGTGGAATGGGGCTTACGCAGTAGCACTTCCCAACAAATTATACCTACCAAAAGCTACTTTTAGCCTTAAAAGCACCCAGAAAATAGAACAGAATATACCTTTAGAGTTGTCCCagttattttggggggaaacaaccctacttttgttttgttttgctctgaAGTGCAAAACTTCCTTTGGCCTGGTTAGCTGAAAAACATTTGCTGactgaaaacaacaaaacaaaagagacAAATGATCTTAAACACACTTAAACCACTAGATAATATCGAACATACCTTTACCAAGATGTCTTTCACCACTTGGTGACTGTCATTATGTACACTAATGTAGCTCGAAAACGTTTCTCCTAAAaatatatttctgtttaaaggggagggtgggaggaaagaaTATTGTTAAAACTTTGTTAAAGACTTGTCTGAAATCTATCACTGTACACCTTTAACTATTACATTCACATCTCTTACAGTACCCTGAAACATTTATGAACATCCTCCTGTGCAAAACGATACTGCACCACTTTGATACTATTCAAAAACTGTAATTGAGAACAAATCTCAGTTGTTAGCACAGCTTCTAGCCACAGCAAAatgctgaagaaggcggggggaCTAAGAAAATTTGAAGTTAATGAAGGGAGGCAGATCAAGATGTGTGCAAGAGTGTTCTGTCGGGTTTATAaagggggattaaacaaatttatGAAAGGTAATACTAATAGTAAGTAGTAGTCATGATGGCAATATACTACTTCCAGGTTCAGAGGAAGCATGCTTCTGAAACAAGATTAGGATAGTACTGCACAGGATCAAAGGTCACAAAAAACCCTCTCAATAAAcctgtatatatttatatacaattCTTACCCAAAGTTCTGAGGCAAAGTCAACATTTCTCCAAGCATTAATGTTTCTGCTCCTTTTACAGTGGACGGATCATCTTTCATTAACTGGTTAAATAGATCTCCTGTAATAATATCCAATTATATGTCAGATCAACTATATTTAATGCTCTCAATTGATTAAagatttttaaataattaaataaaaatggtttaaagCCAGCAGTAAAAATATACTTGTCAGTGCCTTTTTGAGGATTTGAAGAAAGAGACCAGCATCTCTTCTGGGTAATGCAATAACAGTATCTAATAAATAGAAACTACCATTCCTTGTCAGACAGAAATgtcttttaaagatgtttatcaTTATCAAATGGCAGaattcaaaaacaaacaattgGAAGTGGATTTGCAACATGTGTCAATGCTGATTTTAACAGAGCGTTTGCTTCTATGGCCCATGAACATTATGCTTAAAAgaaaagccatggtgggttaaaccTGGCAAGGCAACCTATCTTTGGAAGCAAAAAGCCATGTTAAGCTTGCTTATCCTCCATTTTGAAAAAGAAGAGAGCTGTGGTAGCTTTGGCTCAGCCACCTTTGAACCGGCCCCACCAACCACTGGCACGTAGCTCCCgaccagggctggctccaggtttttgagggcctttgggcaaagcaatgccaccccctccctcagtgggccTATTCTCTCATCACCATTACCCTCAGTTGCTGTCGCTCCTCCTTCACTTCctcatcacttgcttgcttgacaggcagagagccacagagcaagtaggcaatgggatctactgctcctcctcctcattaccaccattgtctgggacagagtgagaggcaggtgaacaagcaggctgcaatggcgaagaggagcaactccatagggctcttgtcagtgggaccttcctggggtgtgggcccttggcaggtgcccaaatgTACCTACCCTTGACTTCAGCCCTGCTGCAGACAAGGGAATTTGGCATTGATTTAGTTCAAGGAACTATGTACCTAACTAAAGCTTTCAACCCTAGCAATATTTCTATACGCACATGGTCTCATTTTTTGCAAAAGCACTGCTTCtttcaagtaaaaaaaataaacatcaaTCCAACCAAGTCAGAAAAATTGGCTCGATATATATTTACATTATAACTAGATCCAGAGTCTGTGGTATGATTGCAATTGTGCCGATTTCATATTGCATCTATGATACAGTAGCTTGTAGACTTTTATCTGCAGCTCTTCTTATAAAACGTAGGTAATTAGGAAGAATCAACTTGCTGCTGCTATTACAACTGGGAGCAGCAGGACCATCTGCTCTGCTCGGGGTGGGTGAGGATTATCtgcgccccacccccaccagctttACCTATACTGACAAGAAGGCTGAGGTCCAGCAACTTCCAGCTGCATTACAGCCACACTGTTTCTTGGAGGCCCCGTTTTGTACTGTGTTTTGTACCATTTCCATCACAACAACACCTGAGTTTTctggttttccttttccctccttacTCCTTTGTCCTTTTGGGAGCTTTGGCTCTTttgagagcttttgctattgggcggtataaaaatgtaataaataaataaaattttgtgtTATCCTTTTTTTTTATAAGCCTGAGGCCAGAAACTATCTCCATTTTTATTAATCTGTAATGCTACTCTGGGAGCCTCTCTGGCTGAAAAGCAAGgtataaatgctttaaacaaaCATATCATGTTCGGATCTAGATAGAACATGGAACACATAGGCAAACCTACTTTTCACAATCCCCACAATTTTAATTAACCACACTATTTGACACTATTGTTGTTCAGCAACACACCACACATCCCCTTTCAGAGTTAGATTTCAAGCATTTTCAGATGTttactggctttaaaaaaaaacagtctttGAAATGCAAACCTATGAAAGCTTCAAAGCATTATTTAACATTAAAATATCATTTACCTGGCAAATCTCTCTCTTCACAGGTCACAGGGATATTGGTGAACAAGGTAGGCTTGGTCAACCTCATTACTgtgaattttaaaagcaaatgcaGTATTATCATCAGGGCACCACATGGAGCTCGACACTTTAATTTCAAAAATCACAAGGCCTGTACAGACTTGACTTTGCCTTTGACATTCTACCTGGGGTGAGATGAGGACATCTTTGGCATACATACTCCCTTCCATTCCCATCAGGGTGGGTAGAAGCAAACAAGTGAAATGGGAGGTCTTGGCCGTTCCACCCCCCGGAATCgtcccaggaacatccctgtgcatccaaatggtacacaggagatcccaggagcaggcagggatgatccctccatttcctgggataatccttaggtgtagaaagcgcCCTTGCGTTCAGCTGAATGGAGGAGCATGCATGGAGCAGGACACTTGGAAGAAATTTTATGCTGGCCATCTCAAAGgatatttattgaaaacatttctatcccatctttcAGTTTAAAACACTAAATTTAAAGATGCAATTAAAAACCAATCAAAGTAGTAAGACAGGGGGTAAGCAATtcattaagaacttaagaaaataAAGTTGGCTTCATTGGTTCATAAAAGTTGCTAGTGTAGGCACCTGCCCAGTGCCCTTGAGAGCGTTCTGCAACCAGGACAATATATTCCTAGTTATCAGACACCTAACCTCTGAAAGCAGGAGCTCACAGAGCATGCACGTTTGGAGAGAAAAATATCCTACGACGACGTGTCaggcttggggatgctgggaaccaTTAgaactttttcctgcctaaacatgcataaggttgcaccTTTAAGGTTCAGATAGATTAGTTTGGGACTAGGCAGCCCTTCAGATACTTTGGTCCCAGTTATAAGCCCTGCAATAATTCACATATTTCTGTATTCTCAAATAATGGTTATGTCAATGGGGAAGATGGAAGGTAGTTGGAGCAATGAAACTGTTCCATTCTTCAGCTTACATTGCTTAGGTAGTTTATGGAGGAAAGCTAGAATGGCCATGGATTAGGTTTGATTCATCATCATCAGGGGTCATACAAATATTGTCATGGATAGGGTTAGCCTTGAATTTCTGATATCATGATAAGacttgaaggtgtgtgtgtgtttaaaccagcGAACAGACCCGGCTTTGCATGGGTTGAAATAGCCCTtcatttgatacagcaaagctttcaagcaaacttacacagccgTCAGAGTTAGACACATTGTGCCTGGCCTATCTGAGTGAAGTCATGCCTGATGGCACCCCTAGGCATagtccctgccatggtgcacccttGTGGTCCCGAGGGAGGgttctgtccactccattcacCTGAGGGGCTGCACTACAGCAGCAGAGAGGGCACATGTATAATTCTGTTCTCTCACTTACTAATATCCCCTGCCTTTAAACAAAGATTGGTGAAtctctcagttttgctttctcccagttctttctgtcctgaatatgaagaactttgcaaatattGGTAAATTCGTACCAAAACAAACAGATGAAAAATTCTCATCTATCCCTAGCTTtaaactgtatggactgcaaaattacatgctggctggggaactcTGTGGCAGAAGacgttactgcaggcttcaaccacatggacaatattaaaattaaagctttaaaaaaataaataagctgaggTGCTCACTCCTAGATTTCATGGTCTTAGCACCGATGGATGGACAGGCAGGCATCTTCTTTTAGTATTATAGCTGTAATGCTCTAATTTTCAGTACATGGAACATCCTAATATATTTCAAGTTACTTCTTTTAACGATGATGATTTTCAAAGGCTTAACTACAGGCAACTACTAAAGTGCAGAAAGCAGAGTTATTTGAATGGCTTGCTGTTTTACTGTACTGTCGCTCTTTTGCTTGTATCCAGCACAACAAGAAAATAGGAAATTGGGCCTATTGCAGAAACAATTAGAAACACAGCAGGTGCTCATGTAAGTACCTGACAAAACACAGCCAAAACattcagtgtgacagagcacatgctttgcatgcaaaaggtctcaggtttgatctctgacttctccaggtagggtgaaggcagaatcctgcctgaaaacctgaagcaagggtctgactcagtaaaaggcctCTGTGATATTCTTagcactgggagttgggagatccgggttctagtccccactcagctatggaaacccactgggtgactctgggccagtcacagactctcagcccaacctacctcacagggttgttgttgtgaggataaaatggagcggaggaggattatgtatgccgccttgggttccttggaggaaaaaaggcgggatataaatgcaataaataaataaagtaccagAGAAAGGCTGGTTAACAAATAAACCCACGGAAGTTCCAAATCTCCTCCAATAATATCTGCAAGTTATCAGATGACACAGCTGGAGGAAACTTAATGCAAATTTTATTATTTGCATTACGTTTCTTCCAGCTGTGTCATCTGATAACTTGTAGATGTTATTGTTGAGTATGCTAGTTCAAATAGCTCTGGTGGATTTTGATCAGATGGTTTAAGCCCCCTTTGCATTAGCATTTATGAAGTCAATTTAATTCTGCCAAAAGGGACTAATCTGTTGAAAAAATAACTATTGAGGTCTGTAGACTGTAGTCTAAAAATATTGGATTCTAGCAGAAATCCTCAAGAGATATGGATGACAATCACACATGTCTATGGAGCTCTTTCAAAGTCAAATCTTCAAGAAGAAGAATTTATGTGTAATGATGAGTAAGACAACTGAAGTGTGATGAACTAAGACAGAAGAAGTCATTACTCACTATCACTCCAAGCTTCAATCCATTCCCATGGATGCATATTTCATTGATTGCAATATAATTTTCTCCAAGCAACCATATTTAGATGGTGTGTATATCTCTAAAATATTGCTAAGAATATCACAGATACCTCCACTCTTTAGTGTATGTAACAGCCACTCCTCTGTGGTCATCACACGCTGCCCAGCCCTGAATCAATTAGAAGCTATACTAAGGATCAAATGTATGTCAAACATACAAAATGGGAAATAAACAATATTAGTACCATAGACCTCATACAACTAAAGATGAGAAACTATTACTCCGGCACAAACAACCTTTGTCTTTATTATTCAGTAACTTTAGACAAATAATTTCAAACACAAATGAGGTAATGACAGATGTAAAATGTCAATTCTTTCAGGGGATTACTCTCACACATGGCATTATTCTTACAAAGGATATCTCCTGAAGAAGTCATAGATTTTGGAGAGTTTAGAACAAAGCATAATCCAGTCTCATGGTGATCAGTTCATTTGAGAGGATGTAATAGCTTTGCCTCCAATTTGCACTGCATCcattagggttttaaaaaaacaacatttctGTTCAAAGGACACATCCCTAGGAGGCATGACTTAGCTCATAAGCAGTAGGCTaggtaggtgtttttttcatTATTGTTAAAACTTGTGGTTTTCTTAAATGTgtgtttaaaacagaatattttAGAGAAAACAGCTTTGCCTCTTTTTGAACCAAAGTTACAAACTATGTATGATCCCATATTTGTGAACAAACAAATTCATTTTCCCCCTTAGGTTTAATTTTTCTCtaagattattggcaacatatTCACTGTACAGTATGTCACAGAAAATCGAAATCTGGCTTTCATGTCTCTGGATTGTAGCATTACAAGATGGCAGTTCATTGTGTTTGATCATCCTGTTGAGCTTTATCCAAATATCTTCCAAAGTTTGATTATTAAAAGTGGATGGTTCAATTATCCACTGTGCTCTATAGAATGCATGTAGCTTTAATTTTTCTAAAGTGCTCTGCAGTTCTCTAGATAAAGGAAGAATCTGGTCTTTAAGCTTAGAGTTGGAAACAGACACACTCCAAGATCTCCTCAGGTTCTGTCTGCCATTTGCTGATTGTTTTCCCAAATTGCTCAAATCATTTTttccatattcagcttgtaaatACTGTCCAGTTTTTCTATCAGCATGAAATTCCTTAAGCCCTTCTGTACAGTCATAAGACGGGGAACAACAAACACTTTCTACGGTTGTGAGGTGTCGTTTCACTTTTTCTGCTTCTTCAACAGAAATAACTGGAGGTTTTCTTCTAGGCTTGAAGGGAAGTTTGCACAAGTCATTTGGAAACCAGGGTATGAATCTTGGTAGCTGTCGAACAGAAAATTCCTTCAGTGCCTCTTCTGCAATTTTTTGCAATGCTGCGGGATCCCTTTGCCATGGTCGATAGTATAGAACCACCTCCATGCTTGTACAATGGAGTCCACATGTTCTTACTTTAAAAGTTTCTTGCTCAGGAGCATCACCACTAATAAGATGTTATCACTTTAAAGTATCTTTTGCCGTGTGTTGTGCAGATCAGAAGATAAAACAGGACCTAGAGCAGAAGTATTGCAAGTAATAAGACACACTAGCACCTTTATCACCAAGTTTACCATCACACTGGTCCAGTTCTTACCAGAAAATGTAGTAACAAATACAGTGTGTTGCAGATATATGCCAGAACACTTCAGTATAAAACAGAACAGTAATATATCCCACATATGCCAGAACAGCACCCTTTCAGTCTTGTTAACTGCTTTTTGTTTCCAACAACCAGGTAGTTCTGCTACCACTTCTGATTTAGAACACAATACCAATAGCCCCCAGAGGGGCTATTCCCCAAATGGAGTTCCTTTGGGGAACTCTATTCCCCAAAGGGGGATGATCCACAGAGGGAGAAGCCTCATACCGGGGACTCCAAAGTATCCTATTGTGCCTGAAATACTCtcctgggaccataggattgaGTGCTCTCTAAATTAGTTAAAATTAACAtgtatactttaaaaaacaaaccccaagGTGTACACACCTAGGGTCTCTTTAGTATGAATGTCAAGTTTCAAATGTCTAGGTTTTATAATATCTGGATGCTATGGCACTGATGGACAGTCACACAACTTCTTTTATTATAGAAGGTAATAGCTACTCAAGCAGGTACATAAGACTTGAGAATATATTGTTATAACTATTTAAGATTGATCATGTATTGTCCTTTTCGGTATTGTACTAGCTTTTATTATAAGCTTATTgattaaaaagtaaaagaaaatactAATAGAAAGAGAAAGGCTAAGTAGTGATATTTCTCAGTTAAGAACTTAAAAATGCTGGCTTGATTACCCAGGTTGAATATACTTAAAATTCACCAAACAATCTTTCAGCCAAATATTATACATGCTTACCCAGAAAGAAATAATACTACATTAAATggagcttactcacaagtaaataaaTGTGTACAAGATTATAGGTTTCAAAGGCTTCAATGTTGATGACCAAATTGTAGGCGTATGCCTACAATAAACCTAAGAAGCTTGAATTGTAAAGTTCTTCATATAGTTTTTCGTATAATATTATGGACTATCTGTGCCCCTTTGCTGCACATATTACCATGAAACTGCTTAAAAGTATTTCTCTGTGTATAAAGTGACTAGGATTTGGCTCTTCAGAGGGAAACTATTTCAAAAAGACTGTCTTTCTTACCACCACACAAgcctggttcatacaacacactaaaccatactgcttaactacaaaatggttaagggaatgcattaaggttaatgcattcccttaaccattttgtggttaagcagcatggtttagcgtgttgtctgaaccaggccataggctATTAGAAGTTGGAGGTTTCAGAGATGTTTTTCCAGCCCTGGCTGGAGATTgcacctgggatcttctgcatgcaaagctctactactgagctatgccCGTGCCCCAATCTCCATGTATCCTTCAAAGCTTCTCACCTATATCCAATTCTTACTGCATAGTTTCTTTCAATTGAGTAAAACTTCCATGTAAATAGATTTGGTATTCAATTTAAAGCCCTCTGTAAAGATTACTAAATTAGTTTGCTCATGGTAGAGAAAGACATGTATCAGCGAtgtggggaaaagaggtgggacaCCAAACTAGCTGCACAAAACTTTTGGAGAGGAGCTATTCTTCCACCTAATGTTGCAGGTGGAACAGCTCCAACACCTGTTATTGAGTCACTAAGAAAGGACATGGACTGCATTGCAATGATTAAGGGATTCCCTCTTTAGAAGTTGATTAGATCCAAGACTTGACAGATGTCTTATT
This Elgaria multicarinata webbii isolate HBS135686 ecotype San Diego chromosome 6, rElgMul1.1.pri, whole genome shotgun sequence DNA region includes the following protein-coding sequences:
- the SHLD3 gene encoding shieldin complex subunit 3, which encodes MEVVLYYRPWQRDPAALQKIAEEALKEFSVRQLPRFIPWFPNDLCKLPFKPRRKPPVISVEEAEKVKRHLTTVESVCCSPSYDCTEGLKEFHADRKTGQYLQAEYGKNDLSNLGKQSANGRQNLRRSWSVSVSNSKLKDQILPLSRELQSTLEKLKLHAFYRAQWIIEPSTFNNQTLEDIWIKLNRMIKHNELPSCNATIQRHESQISIFCDILYSEYVANNLREKLNLRGKMNLFVHKYGIIHSL